The Candidatus Bathyarchaeum sp. genome includes the window CAGTTTTGGAAAGTACAAGTTCAAAATGGACGACAACCACAATTACGTAGAAGCCTTCAAACAAGTCTTCGGCGACCGACTCAAAAAACCCAGAGGTTACTTCAGCAAGGGCGGATTTAGCTTCAGAATTGGCTAAATCCTGTTTTCCATTTATCAAAAGATGGGAACAAAACAATTACTGTTTTAACTAATTTGAAGCAAATTCTAATTGCCCAGTTAGTTTTAAGGGGTTTAATTTCACCGTTTTTAGTTGTGAAAAATGTTCCTATAATTCAATGTCAATATTTTATTACAGACATGCTTCTTGAATTTATTCTTCAAAAATAGGTAGTACTTCGAATTGGCTTTTTTTAAACAATCTTCATATCCAATTCATGTTAACTTTCATATTATCTAATACATTAAGACAATATATCTTCCTTGTTTTCAACTCAGAAATATGTCAAAAACAGAAAATCGAAGCAAAAAAATCAGCTAATTTAGGTCGGAGATAATTTGGTAAGGTAAATAGGGCACCGTTAATTATTGGGAATTTGCCCTTGGAGCTGTTTAGTTGAGCAACCAAATATTGTTAAGAGGAAACGGGGATTTCACCAAAGAGCAGTTTGAGCAGGTTCTAAAAGCTAATGATGAAAAGCATATGATGCTTTCTTTGGGTTTGACTACTTCTCCGGGTTGTAACATGCGCTGTGTTTTTTGTTACAGTGACAGCGGCACCAAAGAAGCAGGCAACAAAATCAAAGACATAATGACTTTGAAAGATTTTGAAAAAGCTATCACTGAGTCTGCAAAAATGGGAGCTCAGTCGGTTATTTTGGTGGGCATCGGCGAAACCCTGATGGATAACAAAATCCGGCAAATCATTGAGATGGTAAGCTCCAATGGGATGTATCCTTTAGTTTTCACTAATGGGACTGCGCTGGATAAGGACATGGTGCAGTTTCTTCACAAGAATAGGGCGACAATTTATCTTTCTTTGAACGCTGTGGACGAGAAAATTTTTGATAAAATTTCAGGTTCTAAAGGACTGTTTGCCAAAGTCATGGAAGGCATTGATAACTGTTTGGAGGCAGGATTTGGCAAAATTATGGAACATAACGGTCATCAGGTCACAGATTTTGCAGTTAACACCATGGTAATGAAAGAAAACATGGATAACATTGATGCAATAAAGCAGTTCTGTGAGGAAAGAAACATTTTGTTCACTTGCCGGTTGCCTGAAAAACTAGGAACCGCAAAAGAGAGTTGGGATGCGTTGATTGCTGGCGGTCCTGAAGATGAACAGAAAATGAAAGAAATCGCCATGAAACATTCCTTGGGGGGCGAAGTTTTTCGCACCGATTATGGTTGCCTTTTTTGGGTTGCTGGAGTTTTGTTGGGAGTGGACGGAAAGGCGAGGTTATGTTATTCTCTGAATAACAAAAAGGATTTTGGAAACATTAAAACTGATAGCATGCTGGAAATAATCCAGAAAAAAAATGTTGCCTACAAGCCGACTATGGACTATTTTTGTCCCATTCACGCTGAAATGGTTAACCCGTAGATTGGAGTTTGCATAATCATGGTGGAAGTTAGTATTTTTCAAACAAAGAAAGCTTTGCCTCAGGGCGGATTTATTACAAGAAACCCCAACGTTTCTTATCTTTTAACTGCGGGTGAGAAAAACAAAGAAAGCGTTTTGATTGATGCAAATCTTAATCCCCAAAAACTAGAGCAGGAGCTAAAGAATAAACAAAGTGACCTGAAAGGTGTTTTTTTCACTCATTTTCATCATGACCACACGAAAAATTTGAAAACGATTGTTAGCATGTTTCCTTCCATCAAATTGTATGTCAGTAGCCGTTCCAGTGAAGCCGTGAAATCTTTTGGGTTAAAAAATGTTGAATTTTTGAAAGATGGACAAACTGTTTTGTTAGATGACTTGGAGTTAGTTTGTTGGTTTACTCCGGGTCATACCCATGATTCCCTTTGTTTGTGGGTGCCAAAACATGAGATGTTATTCACTGGCGATACCCTATTTGGTGGAGGAATTGGATGCAGTGACTATTACAATGGGGGGAATCGGAATGTTTTTTATTCGACTTTGCAGGGTTTGCTTCGAAAATTAAGTCCTCAAACAAGAATTTATCCCGGTCATTTTTCTGAACATTATCAGTCTTCGCCTCCTTACCTGTTTTCGGGGGAACTTACAAACAACCCGTATTTGGTTAGTGTTTCAAAAGGAAAACGAGGCGAATTTGATGACGCGTTAAAGGAGTTTTCTGTAGATTTTGAAAAAAATGATCATTTCATGTTAACGGAATCAGAAATTGACATTATTTGTGATTTAGAAAAGGAGACTTGGATTCCTGAGTTAAGGGCGTCCAAAGAAACAATTTTAAAACGGTTAAGCTTAGGCCATAAAATGTTGGCTTTGGGCTCTCGTGACAAGTTGTCAGGCATGGTAGCTTGGCGATATGACAGTTTTTCGTTGAAGGATGGTCCTGACAAATTTCCTAAAGACTTCACTGAATATGTTAACCAGAAATCTTTGGTTGAACCTGAAGCAAAATCGGCGTTTATTTACAATCTGGGGGTCAGGTCTTCCGGGAGAAAACAAGGGGTGGGTAGTGCCCTTTTGCAGTATGCTTTTGAAAAAATTAGAAGCGAGGGCATAAAACAGGTGTTTGTGGACAGCCGCATTCCGTCATATCAGGGCAGTGACCATTGGGGTTTTGAAAAGTTTATTGCAGAAAATGAAGTTGCAAAGACAGTTAACCGGTCTTTGTCCCAAAATTTTGTTTCAAAAAAAGAAACCCTGCTGGTTGACCCGATTTTACGGTTTTATGCCGCTAACGGGTTTAGTCCATGGTTAATAAAAAACGAGTTCATCCAAGACAAATCCAGCGGAAACATACGCATAATCTGCTACATCAACCTCGAACAAGACGAAAGCATCAAATTGAAAGTATATTCTCGCAACTAAAATCAACAGGCTTGCAAGGATAATTTTGAGTAAATACTGCTGTGTTAACCTTGGAGTTTAGTTGGGGTTGTGTAGAAAAAAAGGTAGTTTTCAATATAGAACCACTATTAGACTAGTATTCTGCACAGAAGTATGAAACAACAAGTTTT containing:
- a CDS encoding radical SAM protein; protein product: MSNQILLRGNGDFTKEQFEQVLKANDEKHMMLSLGLTTSPGCNMRCVFCYSDSGTKEAGNKIKDIMTLKDFEKAITESAKMGAQSVILVGIGETLMDNKIRQIIEMVSSNGMYPLVFTNGTALDKDMVQFLHKNRATIYLSLNAVDEKIFDKISGSKGLFAKVMEGIDNCLEAGFGKIMEHNGHQVTDFAVNTMVMKENMDNIDAIKQFCEERNILFTCRLPEKLGTAKESWDALIAGGPEDEQKMKEIAMKHSLGGEVFRTDYGCLFWVAGVLLGVDGKARLCYSLNNKKDFGNIKTDSMLEIIQKKNVAYKPTMDYFCPIHAEMVNP
- a CDS encoding GNAT family N-acetyltransferase, with the translated sequence MVEVSIFQTKKALPQGGFITRNPNVSYLLTAGEKNKESVLIDANLNPQKLEQELKNKQSDLKGVFFTHFHHDHTKNLKTIVSMFPSIKLYVSSRSSEAVKSFGLKNVEFLKDGQTVLLDDLELVCWFTPGHTHDSLCLWVPKHEMLFTGDTLFGGGIGCSDYYNGGNRNVFYSTLQGLLRKLSPQTRIYPGHFSEHYQSSPPYLFSGELTNNPYLVSVSKGKRGEFDDALKEFSVDFEKNDHFMLTESEIDIICDLEKETWIPELRASKETILKRLSLGHKMLALGSRDKLSGMVAWRYDSFSLKDGPDKFPKDFTEYVNQKSLVEPEAKSAFIYNLGVRSSGRKQGVGSALLQYAFEKIRSEGIKQVFVDSRIPSYQGSDHWGFEKFIAENEVAKTVNRSLSQNFVSKKETLLVDPILRFYAANGFSPWLIKNEFIQDKSSGNIRIICYINLEQDESIKLKVYSRN